In Pseudomonas fakonensis, one DNA window encodes the following:
- the pqqD gene encoding pyrroloquinoline quinone biosynthesis peptide chaperone PqqD, with protein sequence MSFDRNLTPNWRPGYRFQYEPAQKGHVLLYPEGMIKLNESAGLIGGLVDGQRSVAAIIAELQQQFPDVPEVGDDIEQFMEVARAEHWITLA encoded by the coding sequence ATGAGTTTCGACCGCAACCTCACGCCCAACTGGCGCCCCGGCTACCGCTTCCAGTACGAACCGGCGCAAAAGGGCCACGTGCTGCTGTACCCCGAAGGCATGATCAAGCTGAATGAAAGTGCCGGGCTGATCGGCGGGCTGGTCGACGGCCAACGCAGCGTCGCGGCCATCATCGCCGAGCTGCAGCAGCAATTCCCCGATGTGCCCGAAGTCGGTGACGACATCGAGCAGTTCATGGAGGTGGCCCGTGCCGAACACTGGATCACCCTTGCCTGA
- a CDS encoding type II toxin-antitoxin system RelE/ParE family toxin, with product MDALFVELPAFERHRPEYLDDEDFRLLQRLLLLHPHAGDLIKGTGGLRKVRFADAHRHKGKRGGTRVIYYWWAAGQQFWLFTLYGKEIQDDLSPPQRQALKQLLECEYLRRTTNATQHLH from the coding sequence ATGGATGCCCTGTTTGTTGAACTGCCCGCTTTCGAGCGCCATCGCCCCGAGTATCTGGACGATGAGGATTTCAGGCTTCTGCAACGGCTGTTACTGCTGCATCCGCATGCTGGTGACCTTATCAAGGGTACGGGCGGCCTGAGAAAGGTGCGTTTCGCAGATGCGCACCGCCATAAGGGAAAACGAGGCGGCACCCGGGTCATCTACTACTGGTGGGCAGCCGGCCAGCAGTTCTGGCTGTTCACGCTGTACGGCAAGGAAATCCAGGACGACCTGAGCCCACCGCAACGCCAAGCCCTGAAGCAACTGCTCGAATGCGAGTACCTGAGGAGAACAACCAATGCCACGCAACATCTTCACTGA
- a CDS encoding carbon-nitrogen hydrolase family protein, translating into MRIALYQGTPGPLDVPGNLERLQRQAELAASRGAQLLVCPEMFLSGYNIGLEQASRLAEASDGPAAMRVVQIAQAHRIAIAYGYPERGDDGALYNSVQLIDAHGRSLCNYRKTHLFGELDRAMFSPGADHFPVVELDGWKVGLLICYDIEFPENARRLALAGAELILVPTANMTPYDFVCQVTVRSRAQENQCYLVYANYCASEGDIHYCGQSSIVGPDGSLLAMAGREECQLLADLEHEQVRKGRLAFPYLADLRRDLHR; encoded by the coding sequence ATGCGCATCGCCCTGTACCAAGGCACCCCCGGCCCGCTGGATGTGCCCGGCAACCTCGAACGCCTGCAACGCCAGGCCGAGCTTGCCGCCAGCCGCGGCGCGCAACTGCTGGTGTGTCCGGAGATGTTCCTCAGCGGCTACAACATCGGCCTGGAGCAAGCCAGCCGCCTGGCCGAGGCCAGCGATGGCCCGGCGGCCATGCGCGTGGTGCAGATTGCCCAGGCCCATCGCATCGCCATCGCCTACGGCTACCCCGAGCGCGGCGACGACGGTGCGTTGTACAACAGCGTGCAACTGATCGACGCCCACGGCCGCAGCCTGTGCAACTACCGCAAGACCCACCTGTTCGGCGAGCTCGACCGCGCCATGTTCAGCCCCGGCGCCGACCACTTCCCGGTGGTCGAGCTGGACGGCTGGAAGGTCGGCCTGCTGATCTGCTACGACATCGAGTTCCCCGAGAACGCCAGGCGCCTGGCCCTGGCCGGTGCCGAGCTGATTCTGGTGCCGACCGCCAACATGACCCCCTACGACTTTGTCTGCCAGGTGACCGTGCGCTCCCGGGCGCAGGAAAACCAGTGCTACCTGGTGTACGCCAATTACTGCGCAAGCGAAGGGGATATCCACTACTGCGGGCAGAGCAGCATCGTCGGACCGGACGGCAGCCTGCTGGCGATGGCCGGGCGCGAAGAGTGCCAGTTGCTGGCAGACCTTGAGCATGAGCAGGTGCGCAAGGGGCGCCTGGCGTTCCCGTACCTGGCAGACCTGCGCCGGGACTTGCACCGGTAA
- the pqqE gene encoding pyrroloquinoline quinone biosynthesis protein PqqE, translated as MPEGNAPATSPGTPRDQVGLPLWLLAELTYRCPLQCPYCSNPLDFAKQGKELSTEQWFKVMAQAREMGAAQIGFSGGEPLVRQDLADLIGEARRLGYYTNLITSGIGLTEHKIAAFKQAGLDHIQISFQASDEQVNNLLAGSKKAFAQKLEMARAVKAHGYPMVLNFVTHRHNIDEIDRIIELCIALEADFVELATCQFYGWAHLNRLGLLPTREQLERAERITNQYREKLKAAGSACKLIFVTPDYYEERPKACMNGWGSLFLTITPDGTALPCHGARQLPVQFPNVRDHDLQHIWYDSFGFNRFRGYDWMPEPCRSCDEKEKDFGGCRCQAFMLTGDASKADPVCGKSPDHGIILKAREEAEHATLEIEQMTLRNARNSQVIARG; from the coding sequence TTGCCTGAGGGTAATGCGCCAGCAACCTCGCCAGGCACTCCCCGCGATCAGGTCGGCCTGCCGCTGTGGTTGCTGGCCGAACTCACCTACCGCTGCCCGCTGCAATGCCCGTACTGCTCCAACCCCCTGGACTTTGCCAAGCAGGGCAAGGAACTGAGCACCGAACAGTGGTTCAAGGTAATGGCCCAAGCCCGCGAAATGGGCGCCGCGCAAATCGGCTTTTCCGGCGGCGAGCCGCTGGTGCGCCAGGACCTTGCCGATCTGATCGGCGAAGCCCGACGCCTGGGCTACTACACCAACCTGATCACCTCCGGTATCGGCCTCACCGAGCACAAGATCGCGGCCTTCAAGCAAGCCGGGCTGGACCATATCCAGATCAGCTTCCAGGCCAGCGACGAGCAGGTGAACAACCTGCTGGCCGGCTCGAAAAAGGCCTTCGCGCAAAAGCTGGAGATGGCCCGGGCGGTCAAGGCCCATGGCTACCCCATGGTGCTGAACTTCGTCACCCATCGGCACAACATCGACGAGATCGACCGCATCATCGAGCTGTGCATTGCCCTTGAAGCCGACTTCGTCGAGCTCGCCACCTGCCAGTTCTACGGCTGGGCGCACCTCAACCGCCTCGGCCTGCTACCGACCCGCGAGCAATTGGAACGGGCCGAGCGAATCACCAACCAGTACCGCGAAAAGCTCAAGGCCGCAGGCAGCGCCTGCAAGCTGATCTTCGTCACCCCGGACTACTATGAGGAGCGCCCCAAGGCCTGCATGAACGGCTGGGGCAGCCTGTTCCTCACCATCACCCCCGACGGCACCGCCCTGCCCTGCCATGGCGCGCGCCAGTTGCCGGTGCAGTTCCCCAACGTGCGTGACCATGACCTGCAGCACATCTGGTACGACTCGTTCGGCTTCAACCGTTTTCGCGGCTACGACTGGATGCCCGAGCCGTGCCGCTCGTGCGACGAAAAAGAGAAAGACTTCGGCGGCTGCCGCTGCCAGGCCTTCATGCTCACCGGCGACGCCAGCAAGGCGGACCCGGTGTGCGGCAAGTCACCGGACCACGGCATCATCCTCAAGGCCCGCGAAGAGGCCGAACACGCCACGCTGGAGATCGAGCAGATGACCTTGCGCAACGCACGTAATTCCCAGGTCATCGCCCGTGGCTGA
- the pqqC gene encoding pyrroloquinoline-quinone synthase PqqC — MSDAMPLSPAEFEQALRAKGAFYHIHHPYHVAMYEGRASREQIQGWVANRFYYQVNIPLKDAAILANCPDREIRREWIQRLLDHDGAPGEDGGIEAWLRLGQAVGLDPDQLRSQELVLPGVRFAVDAYVNFARRASWQEAASSSLTELFAPQIHQSRLDSWPQHYPWIDPAGYQYFRTRLGQARRDVEHGLAITLQHYTTRTGQERMLEILQFKLDILWSMLDAMSMAYELNRPPYHTVTDQRVWHKGIAL; from the coding sequence ATGAGCGATGCAATGCCCCTGTCCCCTGCCGAATTCGAGCAGGCCCTGCGCGCCAAGGGCGCCTTCTACCACATCCACCACCCCTACCACGTGGCGATGTACGAAGGCCGCGCCAGCCGCGAGCAGATCCAGGGCTGGGTAGCCAACCGCTTCTACTACCAGGTCAACATCCCGCTGAAGGATGCCGCGATCCTGGCCAACTGCCCGGACCGCGAAATCCGCCGCGAGTGGATCCAGCGCCTGCTCGACCACGACGGCGCCCCCGGCGAGGATGGTGGCATCGAAGCCTGGCTGCGCCTGGGCCAGGCCGTAGGCCTGGACCCCGACCAACTGCGCAGTCAGGAGCTGGTGCTGCCCGGCGTGCGTTTTGCGGTGGACGCCTACGTCAACTTCGCCCGCCGCGCCAGCTGGCAGGAAGCCGCCAGCAGCTCGCTGACCGAGCTGTTCGCCCCGCAAATCCACCAGTCGCGCCTGGACAGCTGGCCGCAGCACTACCCGTGGATAGACCCGGCCGGCTATCAGTACTTTCGCACTCGCCTGGGCCAGGCCCGGCGTGATGTGGAGCACGGCCTGGCGATCACCCTGCAGCACTACACCACCCGCACGGGCCAGGAGCGTATGCTGGAAATCCTGCAGTTCAAGCTGGATATCCTGTGGAGCATGCTCGACGCCATGAGCATGGCCTACGAGCTGAACCGCCCGCCTTATCACACCGTCACCGATCAACGGGTATGGCACAAGGGGATCGCCCTATGA
- the pqqA gene encoding pyrroloquinoline quinone precursor peptide PqqA codes for MWTKPAYTDLRIGFEVTMYFASR; via the coding sequence ATGTGGACCAAACCTGCTTACACCGACCTGCGTATCGGCTTCGAAGTCACCATGTACTTCGCCAGCCGCTGA
- the pqqF gene encoding pyrroloquinoline quinone biosynthesis protein PqqF gives MPDTLKHLTLPNGLHLTLRHAPRLKRAAVALRVHAGSHDAPARWPGLAHFLEHLFFLGTPRFPMEDGLMRYVQTLGGQVNASTRERTTDYFFEVPPAALAGALERLCQMLAEPDLGLARQRREREVIHAEFIAWSRNPEAQQQFALLQAVSPRHPLSAFHAGNRHSLVLGNPAFQQALVHFHQGFYHGGQITLSLAGPQPLEHLQQLGRQFGALFGKGQRAEQQAPPPLLDGPLLPAQGDDLLFAHDGLPAGAEQALGLLLSHLTDTRAGSWLAELRQRGWLRDCKVQLLHAHAGQLLWHLKLQLAEAANRNQAHALLYSWLGFLRRQDRQRLNHSYARLQQRQEQTASALELARRDSTGQTFDGLGAQCLAALDALLDDLPHTPSGHWQLPVDDPLLDNTLGPAAAPLPPGMTVSEAVPASRQFAALHLRWQVSSPLRVRFWPILERALQPLQARAERASLQLGLNCAGEYWHLRIAGQPEPAIKAVNEALALLHCPAAEHWHAPLAAEPPLIPLRALLKALPGALQAVGDHPQPACLLDHPLLESLWQHARWQGLASGFDSSQLGALGAALQDIVSQPDELAPPPPLQGMHWKQVDTSASEAALLLFCPLPEALQPAGRLLAHLMQGPVYQRLRVELQLGYAVFSAFRQVEGVGGLLFGVQSPNASHQQILDHLLGLLHEGVQLNASARRQLAEQFDEATMTNAEVSEWLWQAYIAKHNSDLSYIRWSILSAEQHALDDLLQQLISARHGWLCLANTAAPDARWR, from the coding sequence ATGCCCGACACCCTCAAGCACCTCACCCTACCCAACGGCCTGCACCTCACCCTGCGCCACGCCCCGCGCCTGAAGCGCGCCGCCGTGGCCCTGCGGGTACACGCCGGCAGCCACGACGCGCCTGCCAGGTGGCCGGGCCTGGCCCACTTCCTCGAACACCTGTTCTTCCTCGGCACCCCGCGCTTCCCCATGGAAGACGGCCTGATGCGCTACGTGCAGACTCTCGGCGGCCAGGTCAATGCCAGCACCCGCGAACGTACCACCGACTACTTCTTCGAAGTGCCACCCGCCGCCCTGGCCGGTGCCCTGGAGCGCTTGTGCCAGATGCTCGCCGAACCGGACCTGGGGCTTGCCCGCCAGCGCCGCGAGCGCGAGGTGATCCATGCCGAGTTCATCGCCTGGTCACGCAACCCCGAGGCCCAACAGCAGTTCGCCTTGCTGCAGGCGGTATCGCCACGCCACCCGCTCAGCGCCTTTCATGCTGGCAACCGTCACAGCCTGGTGCTGGGCAACCCCGCCTTCCAGCAAGCCCTGGTGCACTTCCACCAAGGTTTCTACCACGGCGGGCAGATCACCCTGAGCCTGGCCGGCCCGCAACCACTGGAGCACCTGCAACAGCTCGGCCGGCAGTTCGGGGCGCTGTTCGGCAAAGGGCAGCGGGCTGAGCAGCAAGCCCCACCGCCACTGCTCGACGGGCCATTACTGCCCGCGCAGGGTGACGACCTGCTGTTCGCCCATGACGGCCTGCCAGCTGGCGCCGAGCAGGCCCTGGGCCTGCTGCTCAGCCACCTCACCGACACCCGTGCCGGCAGCTGGCTGGCCGAACTGCGCCAGCGCGGCTGGCTACGCGACTGCAAGGTGCAGCTGCTGCATGCCCACGCCGGGCAACTGTTGTGGCACCTCAAGCTGCAGCTGGCCGAGGCCGCCAACCGCAACCAGGCACACGCGCTGCTGTATAGCTGGTTGGGGTTCTTGCGCCGGCAGGATCGCCAACGCCTCAACCACAGCTACGCCCGCCTGCAACAGCGCCAGGAACAAACCGCCAGCGCCCTGGAGCTGGCACGCCGCGACAGCACCGGCCAAACTTTCGACGGGCTGGGCGCGCAATGCCTGGCGGCGCTTGATGCATTACTGGACGACCTGCCCCACACCCCCTCAGGTCACTGGCAGTTACCAGTGGACGACCCCCTGCTGGACAACACTCTCGGCCCGGCAGCCGCCCCATTGCCGCCCGGCATGACCGTCAGCGAAGCCGTACCGGCCTCCCGCCAGTTCGCCGCGCTGCACCTGCGCTGGCAGGTCAGTTCGCCGCTGCGCGTGCGCTTCTGGCCGATACTCGAACGCGCCCTGCAGCCGCTACAGGCGCGCGCCGAGCGGGCTTCGTTGCAACTGGGGCTGAACTGCGCCGGTGAATACTGGCACCTGCGTATCGCCGGGCAACCCGAGCCGGCGATCAAAGCTGTGAACGAGGCGCTCGCGTTACTGCACTGCCCGGCCGCCGAACACTGGCATGCCCCCCTTGCCGCCGAACCGCCGCTAATCCCCCTGAGGGCATTGCTCAAGGCACTGCCAGGCGCCCTGCAAGCTGTTGGTGATCATCCACAACCCGCCTGCCTGCTCGACCACCCCTTGCTCGAAAGCCTTTGGCAGCACGCCCGCTGGCAAGGCCTGGCAAGTGGCTTCGACAGCAGCCAGCTCGGCGCCCTGGGTGCCGCGCTGCAAGACATCGTGAGCCAACCGGACGAGCTCGCCCCGCCACCGCCCTTGCAGGGCATGCACTGGAAGCAGGTCGACACCTCAGCCAGCGAAGCGGCACTGCTGCTGTTCTGCCCGCTGCCAGAGGCTTTGCAACCTGCCGGGCGCCTGCTCGCACACCTGATGCAAGGCCCGGTGTACCAGCGCCTGCGGGTCGAGCTGCAACTGGGCTATGCGGTGTTCAGTGCCTTTCGTCAGGTCGAAGGGGTCGGCGGCCTGCTGTTTGGCGTGCAGTCACCCAACGCCAGCCACCAGCAGATCCTCGACCACCTGTTGGGCCTGTTGCACGAAGGCGTGCAATTGAACGCAAGCGCCCGCCGGCAACTGGCCGAGCAGTTCGACGAAGCCACCATGACCAACGCCGAGGTGTCGGAGTGGCTGTGGCAGGCGTACATCGCGAAACACAATTCAGACCTCTCCTACATACGCTGGTCTATCCTCAGTGCCGAGCAGCACGCGCTGGATGACCTGTTGCAGCAGTTGATCAGTGCCCGCCACGGCTGGCTGTGCCTGGCCAATACCGCTGCTCCAGATGCGCGCTGGCGATAG
- the pqqB gene encoding pyrroloquinoline quinone biosynthesis protein PqqB, with protein sequence MHIQILGSAAGGGFPQWNCNCVNCKGYRDGTLRATARTQSSIALSDDGEHWILCNASPDIRAQLQAFAPMQPARALRDTGIDAIVLLDSQIDHTTGLLSLREGCPHKVWCTDMVHQDLTTGFPLFNMLSHWNGGLEWNRIELEGSFVIDACPNLRFTPFPLRSAAPPYSPHRFDPHPGDNLGLLVEDTRTGGKLFYAPGLGQVDDKLLAMMHGADCLLVDGTLWEDDEMQRRGVGTRTGREMGHLAQNGPGGMLEVLDGFARQRKVLIHINNTNPILDEDSPERAEVQRRGVEVAFDGMSIEL encoded by the coding sequence ATGCACATCCAGATTCTCGGCTCTGCCGCCGGTGGCGGGTTCCCGCAGTGGAACTGCAACTGCGTCAACTGCAAGGGTTATCGCGACGGCACCCTGCGCGCCACGGCACGCACCCAGTCGTCCATCGCCCTGTCCGATGACGGCGAGCACTGGATTTTGTGCAACGCCTCGCCCGACATCCGCGCCCAGTTGCAGGCCTTCGCGCCGATGCAGCCAGCCCGGGCCCTGCGTGATACCGGCATCGACGCCATCGTCCTGCTGGACAGCCAGATCGACCACACCACCGGCCTGCTCAGCCTGCGTGAAGGTTGCCCGCACAAGGTGTGGTGCACCGACATGGTCCACCAGGACCTGACCACCGGTTTTCCGCTGTTCAACATGCTCAGCCACTGGAACGGCGGCCTTGAGTGGAACCGCATCGAGCTTGAAGGCAGCTTCGTCATCGACGCCTGCCCCAACCTGCGCTTCACCCCCTTCCCGCTGCGCAGCGCCGCGCCGCCCTACTCACCGCACCGCTTCGACCCGCACCCGGGCGACAACCTCGGCCTGCTGGTCGAGGATACCCGTACCGGCGGCAAGCTGTTCTACGCCCCGGGCCTGGGCCAGGTGGACGACAAGCTGCTGGCGATGATGCACGGCGCCGACTGCCTGCTGGTGGACGGCACCCTGTGGGAGGATGACGAGATGCAGCGCCGCGGTGTCGGCACCCGTACCGGCCGCGAGATGGGCCACCTGGCGCAGAACGGCCCCGGCGGCATGCTCGAGGTGCTGGACGGCTTCGCGCGCCAGCGCAAGGTGCTTATCCACATCAACAACACCAACCCGATTCTCGACGAAGACTCGCCCGAGCGGGCCGAGGTGCAGCGCCGGGGCGTGGAAGTGGCCTTCGACGGCATGAGCATCGAGTTGTAA
- a CDS encoding flavin monoamine oxidase family protein, with the protein MNNNNRHPADGKKPITIFGPDFPFAFDDWLEHPAGLGSIPTERHGEEVAIVGGGIAGLVAAYELMKLGLKPVVYEASKLGGRLRSQAFNGTDGIVAELGGMRFPVSSTAFYHYVDKLGLETKPFPNPLTPASGSTVIDLEGQTYYAEKAADLPQLFHEVAEAWADALESGAQFGDIQQAIRDRDVPRLKELWNKLVPLWDDRTFYDFVATSRSFAKLSFQHREVFGQVGFGTGGWDSDFPNSMLEIFRVVMTNCDDHQHLVVGGVEQVPQGIWRHVPERCAHWPAGTSLSGLHGGAPRTGVKRIARASNGRLAVTDNYGDVRHYAAVLTTCQSWLLTTQIDCEEALFSQKMWMALDRTRYMQSSKTFVMVDRPFWKDKDPQTGRDLLSMTLTDRLTRGTYLFDNGDDKPGVICLSYAWMSDALKMLPHPTEKRVQLALDALKKIYPKTDIAGHIIGDPITISWEADPHFLGAFKGALPGHYRYNQRMYAHFMQQDMPAEQRGMFIAGDDVSWTPAWVEGAVQTSLNAVWGIIHHFGGHTHPDNPGPGDVFHDIGPIALAD; encoded by the coding sequence ATGAACAACAACAACCGCCACCCCGCCGACGGTAAAAAGCCGATCACCATCTTCGGCCCGGACTTCCCCTTCGCCTTCGACGACTGGCTGGAGCACCCTGCCGGCCTGGGCAGTATCCCCACCGAGCGGCACGGTGAAGAAGTGGCGATTGTCGGTGGCGGCATCGCCGGGCTGGTGGCGGCCTACGAGCTGATGAAGCTGGGCCTCAAACCTGTGGTGTACGAGGCCTCCAAGCTGGGTGGCCGGCTGCGCTCGCAGGCCTTCAACGGCACCGACGGCATCGTCGCCGAACTGGGCGGCATGCGTTTCCCGGTGTCGTCCACCGCCTTCTACCACTACGTCGACAAGCTGGGCCTTGAGACCAAGCCCTTCCCCAACCCGCTGACCCCGGCATCGGGCAGCACGGTGATCGACCTCGAAGGCCAGACCTACTACGCCGAGAAAGCCGCCGACCTGCCGCAGCTGTTCCACGAAGTGGCCGAGGCCTGGGCCGACGCCCTGGAGAGCGGCGCGCAGTTCGGCGACATCCAGCAGGCCATCCGCGATCGCGACGTGCCACGTCTCAAAGAACTGTGGAACAAGCTGGTGCCGCTGTGGGACGACCGCACCTTCTACGACTTCGTCGCCACCTCGCGCTCGTTCGCCAAGCTGAGCTTCCAGCACCGTGAAGTGTTCGGCCAGGTGGGCTTCGGCACCGGCGGTTGGGACTCGGACTTCCCCAACTCGATGCTGGAAATCTTCCGCGTGGTGATGACCAACTGCGACGACCACCAGCACCTGGTGGTGGGTGGCGTCGAGCAGGTGCCCCAGGGCATCTGGCGCCATGTGCCGGAGCGCTGCGCCCACTGGCCGGCCGGCACCAGCCTCAGCGGCCTGCACGGCGGCGCGCCGCGCACCGGGGTCAAGCGCATCGCCCGCGCCAGCAACGGGCGCCTGGCAGTCACCGACAACTATGGCGATGTGCGCCACTACGCGGCGGTGCTCACCACCTGCCAGAGCTGGCTGCTGACCACCCAGATCGACTGCGAGGAAGCGCTGTTCTCGCAAAAGATGTGGATGGCCCTGGACCGCACCCGCTACATGCAGTCATCGAAAACCTTCGTCATGGTCGACCGGCCGTTCTGGAAGGACAAAGACCCGCAAACCGGCCGCGACCTGCTGAGCATGACCCTCACCGACCGCCTCACCCGCGGCACCTACCTGTTCGACAACGGCGACGACAAGCCCGGGGTGATCTGCCTGTCCTACGCCTGGATGAGCGACGCCCTGAAGATGCTGCCGCACCCCACAGAAAAGCGTGTGCAACTGGCCCTGGACGCGCTGAAGAAGATCTACCCGAAAACCGACATCGCCGGGCACATCATCGGCGACCCGATCACCATCTCGTGGGAGGCCGACCCGCATTTTCTCGGTGCCTTCAAAGGTGCGCTGCCGGGCCACTACCGCTATAACCAGCGCATGTACGCACACTTCATGCAGCAGGACATGCCCGCCGAGCAGCGCGGCATGTTCATCGCCGGCGACGACGTGTCGTGGACCCCGGCCTGGGTCGAAGGTGCGGTGCAGACCTCGCTGAATGCGGTGTGGGGTATCATCCACCACTTCGGCGGCCACACCCACCCGGACAACCCAGGCCCGGGCGATGTGTTCCACGACATCGGCCCCATCGCCCTGGCCGACTGA
- a CDS encoding RNA ligase RtcB family protein, with translation MGTCIRNLSGGAVLVAADDTWIEGKAIQQLETTARLGGMHRVAGMPDLHPGRGYPVGAAFFSVGRLYPALVGNDIGCGMALWRTDIPTAKLHLDKLEKRLGNLDLPLDETWQEAVASFGLPATGHERSLGTIGGGNHFAELQQLDETYDDAALAALGIERKHLLLLVHSGSRGLGEAILREQVDLFGHHGLEAGSEACTHYLGRHDGALRFAEANRQLIARRMLDRLRADGDVLLDINHNLVSPAQVDGLDGWLHRKGATPSDQGAVVIPGSRGDYSYLVQPIADERSLLSLAHGAGRKWMRSECKDRLASRYSVEQLSRTALGSRVICADRALIYEEAPEAYKAIDSVVGALREAGLVRVLARLKPVLTYKTRGGCC, from the coding sequence ATGGGCACTTGCATTCGCAATTTGTCCGGCGGCGCCGTATTGGTCGCCGCGGACGACACCTGGATCGAAGGAAAAGCGATCCAGCAACTCGAAACCACCGCTCGCCTAGGTGGCATGCATCGGGTGGCCGGCATGCCGGACCTGCATCCGGGGCGTGGCTATCCAGTCGGCGCGGCATTCTTTTCCGTGGGGCGTTTGTACCCGGCGCTGGTCGGCAATGACATCGGCTGTGGCATGGCGCTGTGGCGCACGGACATCCCGACCGCCAAGCTGCATCTGGACAAGCTGGAGAAACGCCTTGGCAACCTCGACCTGCCGCTCGACGAGACGTGGCAGGAGGCCGTCGCCAGCTTCGGTTTGCCTGCCACGGGGCACGAGCGTTCTCTCGGCACCATTGGTGGTGGTAACCACTTCGCCGAGCTACAGCAACTCGATGAAACCTACGACGATGCGGCCCTGGCAGCCTTGGGCATCGAGCGCAAACACCTGCTGTTGCTGGTGCACAGCGGCTCGCGTGGTCTGGGCGAGGCGATCTTGCGTGAGCAGGTCGACCTGTTCGGTCATCACGGACTAGAGGCGGGCAGCGAGGCCTGCACTCATTACCTGGGCCGGCACGACGGCGCGCTGCGTTTTGCCGAAGCCAACCGTCAGTTGATTGCCCGGCGCATGCTCGACCGCTTGCGTGCCGATGGCGATGTACTGCTCGACATCAACCACAACCTGGTGTCGCCAGCGCAGGTCGACGGGCTCGATGGTTGGCTGCATCGCAAAGGCGCCACACCGTCGGATCAAGGGGCGGTGGTGATCCCTGGTTCGCGTGGCGACTACAGCTACCTGGTACAGCCGATCGCCGACGAGCGCAGCCTGTTGTCCCTGGCCCATGGCGCCGGACGCAAATGGATGCGCAGCGAGTGCAAGGACCGCCTCGCCTCGCGCTACAGCGTCGAGCAACTGAGTCGTACGGCACTAGGCAGCCGCGTGATCTGCGCCGACCGGGCGCTGATCTACGAGGAAGCGCCGGAGGCCTACAAGGCTATCGACTCGGTGGTGGGTGCCTTGCGTGAAGCGGGGTTGGTTCGCGTGCTGGCACGACTGAAACCGGTGCTCACCTACAAGACGCGCGGAGGGTGCTGCTGA
- a CDS encoding Lrp/AsnC family transcriptional regulator, with the protein MPATSTIALDDIDRQLIALLQINARESVATLARQLGIARTTVNSRLERLERHKVITGYGVRLGQRLIGGGLQAYVGIKAQPRSGKEIVRHLSAMGQVQQLCAVSGEFDYVAWLHSDSPEQLDQLLDQIGSLDGVEKTTTSIILSSKVDRGQPG; encoded by the coding sequence ATGCCGGCCACCTCCACCATCGCCCTCGACGACATCGACCGCCAACTGATCGCCCTGCTGCAGATCAACGCCCGCGAAAGCGTCGCCACCCTTGCCCGCCAGCTGGGCATCGCCCGCACCACGGTGAACTCGCGCCTGGAGCGCCTGGAACGGCACAAGGTCATCACCGGCTACGGCGTACGCCTGGGCCAGCGCCTGATCGGCGGCGGCCTGCAGGCCTATGTCGGCATCAAGGCGCAGCCGCGCTCGGGCAAGGAAATCGTGCGCCACCTCAGCGCCATGGGCCAGGTGCAGCAACTGTGTGCGGTCAGCGGCGAGTTCGATTATGTAGCCTGGCTGCACAGCGACTCGCCCGAACAGCTCGACCAGCTGCTCGACCAGATCGGCAGCCTGGACGGGGTGGAGAAAACCACCACCTCGATCATCCTCAGCAGCAAGGTGGACCGCGGGCAGCCTGGCTGA
- a CDS encoding helix-turn-helix domain-containing protein → MPRNIFTELTEGFGALAGERAGKLTLRSHKVSFAELAPLAPNELVELRQRLNMSRAVFAAYLRTNVRTLENWEQGRSQPNAQAIALIRLVQKYPQTVDHLASLT, encoded by the coding sequence ATGCCACGCAACATCTTCACTGAACTCACCGAAGGCTTTGGCGCGCTCGCCGGCGAGCGTGCCGGCAAGCTCACCCTGCGCTCGCACAAGGTCAGCTTCGCAGAGTTGGCTCCCCTGGCCCCGAATGAACTGGTCGAACTGCGCCAGCGCCTGAACATGTCACGCGCGGTATTCGCCGCTTACCTGCGCACCAACGTACGCACCCTGGAAAACTGGGAACAAGGCCGCTCTCAGCCCAATGCCCAGGCCATTGCCCTGATTCGCCTGGTGCAGAAATACCCGCAGACCGTAGATCACCTGGCCTCTCTGACCTGA